From Penicillium psychrofluorescens genome assembly, chromosome: 6, one genomic window encodes:
- a CDS encoding uncharacterized protein (ID:PFLUO_009129-T1.cds;~source:funannotate), whose protein sequence is MEDDRTFPQRASGSTVKPNPTTEATQRAAGPNFFRDGENVQFMWADKVLEHSFSDNVLRLKVRTVHQTHRTAQTHDSVMHQFIKEENSFGELVYEVFFVTDHIFRVRYAGQQSTLDTLTDDPAFPPPEARMLSNIPKIVPSTFSLSASNGNLELCTSSVRVIVQSSPFRLLGYLPGAATPFWKQRLSDLFTSDIIPCSIASHQGREAVFESFTLDPQERVFGLGERFDSVERRGRPVDFVNHDAIGTSNTRTYINVPFFWSTNGYGCFLNSIARSEWDIGMSEAGSIGFCTEEKHMDYFILAGHSPKEILRRYTSDLTGTAPMPPIWSFGLWMSRNSYQTWDVVHEIVKKADEVNLPFDVIHLDTAWFQEDWNPDLKFGDRFSEPEKHMAILKEQGIRTSLWQYNFVPPREDNSLFVDAREGDFLGHAIKADGTRSKDFHYYPNDTTGWKTDDLVIDFTNPEAADWYGKKIEHLIEQGASAIKTDFGDCIPAEVSYLNIDGRRFNNLYSLVYNATVRKHVMKISTDTAQWARGGTAGSQRYPVHWGGDSQCSWSALQGSLRATLSIGLSGFAFFSHDLGGFIGKPTPELYIRWAQLAVFSSHVRSHGAGDENGREPWFFGEQAVEIVGTFMRQRYRMLPYIIEQAQFSTKTGLPVVRGLVLEYPEDRNVWGIEGQYMFGSDLMIAPTLQPQAEASKHAIYLPAGTWYGFWDKKKLVSRGEWVDFDLAPLDRIYVFVKAGAMLCWASDRKRTFNQVGTVEKVEIYGQRDCAWSCGDGQGSFVDVTRGESGYAVIGREAVQVEAFE, encoded by the coding sequence ATGGAGGACGACCGCACATTTCCCCAGCGTGCCTCTGGCAGCACCGTCAAACCCAACCCGACTACGGAGGCCACTCAGCGCGCAGCTGGTCCAAACTTCTTTCGTGATGGTGAGAATGTCCAGTTCATGTGGGCCGACAAAGTCCTGGAGCACAGCTTCTCGGACAACGTGCTGCGTCTGAAGGTGCGCACTGTGCACCAGACGCACCGCACCGCTCAGACCCACGACTCGGTGATGCACCAGTtcatcaaggaagaaaacTCCTTCGGCGAGCTCGTCTACGAGGTTTTCTTTGTAACTGATCACATTTTCCGTGTGCGCTATGCTGGCCAGCAGAGCACTCTGGATACCTTGACCGATGACCCGGCTTTCCCTCCTCCCGAGGCACGCATGCTGTCGAATATCCCCAAGATCGTCCCTTCAACTTTCTCCCTGAGCGCCAGTAACGGCAATCTCGAGCTATGTACATCCAGCGTCCGTGTGATCGTGCAGTCGAGCCCATTCCGCCTGCTTGGATACCTGCCAGGCGCAGCTACCCCCTTTTGGAAGCAGCGTCTCAGCGATCTGTTCACTAGCGATATTATTCCTTGCTCGATTGCCTCCCACCAAGGTCGCGAGGCTGTCTTCGAATCATTCACCCTTGATCCGCAGGAGCGTGTCTTCGGTCTCGGTGAGCGCTTCGACAGTGTAGAGCGGCGCGGCCGCCCTGTAGACTTTGTCAACCACGACGCTATTGGCACTAGCAACACTCGCACATACATCAATGTTCCCTTCTTCTGGAGTACAAACGGATACGGCTGCTTCTTGAATTCAATAGCCCGGAGCGAATGGGATATAGGCATGAGCGAGGCTGGTAGCATTGGCTTCTGCACCGAGGAGAAGCATATGGACTACTTCATTCTGGCTGGTCATTCTCCCAAGGAAATTTTGCGCAGGTACACCAGCGACCTCACCGGTACTGCGCCCATGCCTCCTATTTGGTCTTTCGGTCTGTGGATGAGCCGCAACTCTTATCAAACCTGGGACGTGGTCCACGAGATtgtcaagaaggccgacgAGGTTAATCTTCCTTTCGATGTGATCCACCTCGACACGGCCTGGTTTCAGGAGGACTGGAACCCCGATCTCAAGTTCGGTGACCGCTTCTCCGAGCCCGAGAAGCACATGGCGATCCTGAAGGAGCAGGGAATTCGCACCTCCCTGTGGCAGTACAACTTTGTACCTCCTCGAGAGGACAACTCGCTTTTTGTAGACGCTCGCGAGGGAGATTTCCTCGGACATGCTATCAAGGCCGATGGAACCCGCAGCAAGGACTTCCACTACTACCCCAATGATACGACCGGCTGGAAGACCGACGATCTGGTCATCGATTTTACCAATCCTGAAGCCGCCGACTGGTAcggcaagaagatcgagcaTCTGATCGAGCAGGGCGCATCTGCCATCAAAACTGATTTTGGTGACTGCATCCCCGCCGAAGTTTCCTACCTTAACATTGATGGACGTCGCTTCAACAACCTCTATAGTCTGGTCTACAACGCCACCGTGCGCAAACATGTGATGAAGATCAGCACCGACACTGCTCAGTGGGCCCGGGGCGGCACCGCAGGCAGTCAGCGTTACCCTGTTCATTGGGGCGGCGACTCTCAGTGCTCCTGGTCCGCGCTGCAGGGTAGTCTGCGGGCGACCCTGTCGATCGGGCTGAGTGGCTTTGCTTTCTTTAGCCACGACCTGGGCGGCTTCATAGGCAAGCCGACTCCCGAGCTGTACATTCGTTGGGCTCAACTGGCTGTCTTCAGCAGTCACGTCCGCTCTCACGGCGCTGGTGACGAGAACGGCCGCGAGCCTTGGTTCTTCGGCGAGCAGGCTGTTGAGATCGTGGGCACCTTCATGCGCCAGCGATACCGCATGCTGCCTTATATTATTGAGCAAGCCCAGTTTAGCACCAAGACCGGTCTGCCCGTGGTCCGCGGTCTTGTGCTCGAGTACCCAGAAGACCGCAACGTCTGGGGCATTGAAGGTCAGTACATGTTCGGGTCAGATTTGATGATCGCCCCGACCCTGCAGCCTCAGGCCGAGGCCAGCAAGCACGCTATTTACCTTCCTGCCGGCACCTGGTACGGCTTTTGGGATAAGAAGAAGCTCGTCAGCCGCGGCGAGTGGGTCGACTTTGACTTGGCTCCTCTGGACCGCATTTACGTCTTTGTCAAGGCGGGCGCGATGCTGTGCTGGGCTTCTGATCGCAAGCGTACCTTCAACCAGGTGGGTACCGTTGAGAAAGTTGAGATCTATGGCCAACGTGACTGTGCTTGGTCTTGTGGCGACGGACAGGGGTCTTTTGTTGATGTGACCCGCGGCGAGAGTGGGTATGCTGTTATTGGGCGGGAGGCGGTCCAGGTCGAAGCGTTTGAATAG
- a CDS encoding uncharacterized protein (ID:PFLUO_009130-T1.cds;~source:funannotate), with amino-acid sequence METECKAATAEQHNPDTQHIEDLFRPQITEGNKEKQVASVSFQNALAQEQLNPWCRSSFALYGVIVVTTLNCCMNGFDGTLMSSINAMPYFHSHFGTAMEGSGTGLLFSIYSFGNLVGAAFAGPLSDLFGRRIGMFTGSLFIVLGAILEAVASDVKLFMGGRFLIGLGVSLTNAAAPVYLVEVAFPQWRGLFGGLYNVCGYYIGAIVCTWTSYGTGFLASNWSWRAPVIVQTVPSLIIISTVFLLPESPRWLWAAGKQEQARKMLVKYHGSGKEDSPLVNWECAQIEEDYHFEIETGGRRWWDFKALFDTKANIYRLWLIFLVSVFSQFIGGSVISYFMPVMLENAGITSPSQQLLMNAINTVLSFISGLIGTLFVDRWGRRQMFLWGTFITGLIYIPINVLASFPLPDITQSMGYGFIACLFLYGIVFAFTWSTLQALYPAEILPNNVRAKGMAFQGVISAAANFVNFYATPTALKSIGWKMYTIFLVFHFIEFTLMFFTLPETKGRSIEEITHIFHSSNPVKESLRKTTITVYEKDGVKEVAADMS; translated from the exons ATGGAAACTGAGTGTAAGGCAGCGACTGCTGAGCAACACAATCCCGATACCCAGCATATCGAAGACCTCTTCCGCCCTCAAATCACCGAGGGcaacaaggagaagcaggTTGCCTCAGTCAGCTTCCAGAATGCACTAGCTCAGGAGCAGCTAAATCCGTGGTGTCGGAGCTCTTTTGCTCTCTACGGGGTCATTGTCGTCACTACGCTGA ACTGTTGCATGAATGGGTTCGACGGTACACTCATGAGCAGCATAAATGCCATGCCCTACTTCCACAGCCACTTCGGTACAGCCATGGAAGGTAGTGGCACGGGTCTGTTGTTCTCCATCTACTCCTTCGGAAACTTGGTCGGCGCAGCCTTTGCAGGCCCCCTTTCTGATCTTTTTGGGCGTCGCATCGGCATGTTCACTGGATCTCTTTTCATAGTTCTTGGTGCTATCCTTGAAGCAGTTGCCAGTGATGTAAAGCTTTTCATGGGTGGCCGGTTCTTGATCGGTCTGGGAGTCAGTCTAACCAATGCGGCGGCCCCTGTTTACCTGGTCGAAGTTGCCTTTCCGCAATGGCGTGGTCTCTTTGGTGGCCTGTATAATGTTTGTGGATATTACATTGGAGCTATTG TGTGCACCTGGACGTCTTATGGAACTGGTTTCCTTGCGTCCAACTGGTCTTGGAGGGCTCCAGTCATCGTTCAGACTGTTCCGTCCTTGATCATTATCTCCACGGTTTTTTTACTCCCCGAGAGTCCTCGTTGGCTGTGGGCGGCAGGAAAGCAAGAACAGGCCCGCAAGATGCTCGTCAAGTACCACGGCAGTGGCAAGGAAGATTCGCCTCTTGTCAACTGGGAGTGTGCTCAAATTGAGGAGGACTACCACTTCGAAATTGAGACGGGTGGCCGCCGTTGGTGGGACTTCAAAGCGCTGTTCGACACGAAGGCCAACATTTATCGACTTTGGCTGATCTTCCTAGTCTCGGTCTTCTCCCAGTTCATCGGTGGCTCCGTTATTAGTTATTTCATGCCGGTCATGCTGGAGAACGCCGGAATCACCAGCCCAAGCCAGCAGCTGCTTATGAATGCCATCAACACGGTCCTATCTTTCATCAGTGGTCTCATTGGAACCCTCTTTGTTGACCGGTGGGGTCGTCGCCAGATGTTCCTGTGGGGAACGTTCATCACTGGCCTCATCTACATCCCCATAAATGTTCTTGCATCTTTCCCCTTGCCTGACATTACCCAGAGTATGGGATACGGCTTCATCGCCTGTCTCTTCCTCTACGGCATTGTCTTCGCCTTTACCTGGTCCACGCTGCAGGCCTTGTACCCCGCAGAGATCCTTCCCAACAACGTCCGTGCAAAGGGCATGGCTTTCCAGGGCGTCATCAGCGCTGCTGCTAACTTTGTGAATTTCTACGCGACGCCGACTGCCCTGAAGAGCATTGGTTGGAAGATGTACACAATTTTTT TGGTATTTCACTTCATCGAATTCACCCTCATGTTTTTCACCCtccccgagaccaagggtCGCTCCATCGAAGAGATCACCCACATCTTTCACAGCTCCAACCCCGTTAAGGAATCACTACGAAAGACGACTATTACGGTATACGAGAAGGACGGTGTCAAGGAAGTTGCTGCCGATATGTCTTAA
- a CDS encoding uncharacterized protein (ID:PFLUO_009132-T1.cds;~source:funannotate): MAAESERPPYLNGASDGNKDEESDPAHRSSADGDMKEPLRPAAVKSQPQAMSQVPKLTPSLRTSSDPASASNSAVSSRENSPVRSRTAHSPTASRVPSQTRKGSQSQDRSSPTRSTTSQTSGRTTPSPTQAQLGNTPVLSPSSTTEPSANVPENSNMPSWAGSRRPDQDPNLPNTSHKRSTLPPSEEHGSKTDRSTPRAVTRGVSGQGSSLETVQEMTSNPSTPSSDTSVKPATPVESRLHKIDEDATPRASKQGAESGSDSGGNRSSGTKEEDPQCRPSGPAKTSGTIMPQRSSTSLSAGARGKPADGSVRNMIVETETVSSIPQVSLGVPSGERGNAGRSDQGSLRMKPSTETIRPRKDKKKNNRRQNNLTSGPLSSKADVFEAKVASAVDEADASDSDETFVYESNPPDPYPPRQNRYHSRTPSATSMASQVDQLAGRARGAIRDGAHSVTGKRSMKFTNNTYNSSVDGEAAEADGNRNPSRVDASGTLTPRHNIGRHNRNAVHPSLFDGDSPFPQAQSHVKSPRHFIGGGYRHARHSNNRASPNYKSINSSKKAGEIYGYDFDAEGADDERTPLVGTPRAIRSRGRRPNSASARQMEYMAQRQHGYLSRYSSCVIIILLMLIVAGGAASFIVAATRSLLDVEIIAVQNVLATEQEIMLDLNVQAANPNLFPVTIDDTDFNIFAKSRYVGTDKLWREHGSDGALDHFPRVEQSRRRWKLSQMVRCLGNMDCVKDAMSGASHTDGGVDRGTDPIADPSGDPQTMLLGRVFHFDSPLSFEASPWNHLVSNSKGQIRLARPGNKTEEGGTERWERVLQHPFELIVRGVVKYQLPLSSRFHSASVSGSVKVVPDDEDHDTPDNSTARISSPRNLLPVRLLASDAGRFIPRKEGGVSSRPFTA, translated from the coding sequence ATGGCTGCGGAGTCTGAGAGGCCGCCCTACCTGAACGGCGCCTCCGACGGGAACAAGGATGAAGAGTCGGACCCGGCGCACCGGTCGAGCGCCGATGGTGACATGAAGGAACCGCTGCGGCCGGCCGCTGTTAAATCCCAGCCTCAGGCCATGTCCCAAGTGCCAAAACTCACACCCAGTTTGCGGACCTCCTCTGACCCGGCGTCTGCCTCCAACTCCGCCGTTTCCTCACGCGAAAACTCACCCGTTCGATCTCGTACTGCACATTCTCCCACGGCCAGCCGAGTGCCCTCTCAAACACGCAAAGGCAGTCAGAGTCAAGATCGCAGCAGTCCCACCCGGTCGACCACTAGTCAGACATCAGGCCGAACGACACCATCCCCGACACAGGCCCAGCTGGGCAACACCCCCGTCCTTTCTCCCTCATCCACTACCGAACCATCAGCCAATGTTCCCGAAAATTCCAACATGccatcatgggctggaagCCGTCGCCCGGATCAAGATCCCAATCTCCCGAATACCTCACACAAACGGTCCACGCTGCCGCCGTCAGAGGAGCATGGTTCCAAGACGGACCGCAGCACACCCCGGGCGGTTACAAGGGGCGTCAGTGGGCAAGGATCCTCCCTGGAAACGGTTCAGGAGATGACGAGTAATCCGTCCACTCCGTCCAGTGATACCTCCGTCAAGCCGGCAACCCCGGTAGAGTCTCGGTTGCACAAGATCGATGAAGATGCGACCCCGCGAGCCTCAAAGCAGGGCGCAGAAAGCGGCAGCGATAGTGGTGGCAACCGCAGCTCGGGGACAAAGGAGGAAGATCCACAATGTCGTCCTTCAGGCCCCGCGAAAACATCGGGGACTATAATGCCGCAACGGTCTTCCACCTCGCTTAGCGCTGGCGCTCGTGGGAAGCCCGCTGATGGCTCGGTCCGCAATATGATCGTCGAAACAGAGACGGTCAGCTCAATACCTCAAGTGTCCTTGGGAGTCCCGTCCGGTGAACGAGGCAATGCCGGTCGATCGGATCAAGGTTCTCTGCGCATGAAACCATCAACTGAGACGATCCGGCCTcgcaaagacaaaaagaagaacaatcGTCGACAAAATAACTTGACGAGCGGCCCGCTGTCAAGCAAGGCAGATGTCTTCGAAGCCAAAGTTGCCAGTGCGGTGGATGAGGCTGATGCCTCCGACTCTGACGAGACCTTTGTCTATGAATCTAACCCACCCGATCCCTACCCCCCTCGACAAAACCGGTACCATTCCCGCACGCCTAGCGCCACCTCCATGGCGAGTCAAGTGGATCAACTGGCTGGTCGTGCACGTGGGGCCATCCGCGATGGCGCCCACAGTGTGACAGGCAAGCGTAGCATGAAATTCACGAACAACACCTACAACAGCAGCGTGGATGGTGAAgctgccgaggccgatgGAAACCGAAACCCCTCGAGGGTTGACGCAAGCGGGACGCTCACTCCGCGACATAATATTGGCCGTCACAATCGCAATGCAGTGCATCCGTCCCTTTTTGACGGCGACTCGCCTTTCCCCCAGGCTCAGTCTCATGTCAAGTCTCCGCGGCATTTTATTGGAGGTGGATACCGGCACGCGAGGCACAGCAATAATCGCGCTTCGCCCAACTACAAGAGCATCAATAGCTCCAAGAAGGCGGGCGAAATCTATGGATATGACTTCGATGCAGAGGGGGCGGACGATGAACGCACACCCTTGGTGGGCACACCACGCGCCATTCGCAGCCGTGGCCGACGGCCGAATAGCGCCAGTGCGCGCCAAATGGAGTACATGGCGCAGCGACAACACGGATATCTGTCACGATATAGCTCATGTGTGATCATCAtcttgttgatgttgattGTCGCCGGTGGTGCTGCCTCATTCATTGTTGCGGCCACCAGGTCCCTACTTGATGTTGAAATCATTGCCGTCCAGAACGTGCTCGCCACGGAACAGGAGATCATGCTGGACCTCAATGTCCAAGCAGCGAATCCGAATCTTTTCCCTGTGACGATTGACGACACCGACTTTAACATCTTTGCCAAGAGCCGATATGTCGGGACAGACAAGCTCTGGCGGGAGCATGGTTCAGATGGCGCACTCGACCACTTCCCGCGCGTGGAACAAAGTCGACGCCGCTGGAAATTATCACAGATGGTGCGCTGTCTGGGTAACATGGACTGTGTGAAGGACGCCATGTCCGGTGCATCACATACCGACGGCGGCGTTGACAGAGGCACCGATCCCATCGCCGATCCCAGTGGGGACCCACAGACAATGTTGCTCGGCCGCGTATTCCACTTCGACTCGCCCCTATCCTTCGAGGCATCCCCCTGGAACCACCTGGTCTCCAATTCCAAGGGCCAAATCCGTCTCGCCCGACCCGGCAACAAGaccgaagaaggcggcacAGAGCGCTGGGAGCGCGTCCTCCAACACCCCTTTGAGCTGATCGTCCGCGGCGTGGTGAAGTACCAGCTCCCGCTCAGCTCTCGCTTCCATTCCGCATCCGTCAGTGGTAGCGTCAAAGTTGTCCCGGATGACGAGGACCACGATACCCCGGATAATTCCACCGCGCGCATCTCCTCACCCAGAAACCTACTGCCTGTTCGCCTTTTGGCCTCGGATGCTGGCCGTTTCATTCCAAGGAAGGAAGGCGGCGTATCCTCACGGCCATTCACCGCATGA
- a CDS encoding uncharacterized protein (ID:PFLUO_009131-T1.cds;~source:funannotate) produces the protein MNYEPFRSKRLLYRAVEEDNPADEAFFHELYNDPQVSSMTETSLQRPLSTAETKQILKDIKPQALLSVFICKIPEFQSDDLSGHDPSPKEPKPIGVIVVRAPKASFIQNRSTNFAISIVPEHQGNGYGPEAVSWLLDWCFLTAGLHRVELGVFEWNERARKIYERLGFVAEGRQRESLWKEGRWWDRISMGILEHEWAEAKSRGL, from the coding sequence ATGAATTACGAACCCTTTCGCTCCAAGCGTCTTCTCTACCGGGCTGTAGAGGAGGACAACCCAGCAGACGAAGCTTTCTTCCACGAGCTCTATAACGACCCGCAAGTTTCTTCCATGACGGAAACCTCTCTGCAACGACCTCTCAGCACCGCGGAAACGAAACAGATTCTCAAAGACATTAAGCCCCAAGCTCTTTTGTCTGTTTTTATCTGCAAAATTCCCGAGTTTCAGTCTGATGATCTCTCCGGCCACGACCCATCTCCGAAAGAACCCAAGCCCATCGGGGTGATAGTGGTCAGAGCTCCAAAGGCTTCTTTCATCCAAAATCGATCAACCAATTTTGCAATTTCTATTGTACCGGAGCACCAGGGAAACGGATATGGGCCGGAGGCTGTCTCATGGCTACTGGATTGGTGTTTCTTGACTGCCGGGCTACATCGTGTTGAACTGGGAGTGTTCGAATGGAACGAGCGGGCGCGGAAGATATACGAAAGGCTCGGTTTTGTGGCTGAgggaagacaaagagagtCCTTGTGGAAAGAggggcggtggtgggatcGGATTTCCATGGGGATTTTGGAGCATGAGTGGGCGGAAGCGAAAAGCCGGGGGCTTTGA
- a CDS encoding uncharacterized protein (ID:PFLUO_009128-T1.cds;~source:funannotate) — MSKAVQWAKALKRIDPSIQLILCCANGFGEWERIVINGAAHYVDYVSIHNFTYSKDPMQNSTAPYVAEKGIQITTALIDLAFIEHHERLPIPPPSRPKICFNEWNVWDMEGAPGDLGSEQVYTLSDALGVASWLNVFVRNAQHVGIASPAQSVNAISPLHVHSEGVLKHATYPVFWLFANFMQGSSLNIHVCSEKYQGPTTPTWLQHAQAMPFLDVAGTIDHTTQELNVVIVNRHLEPKDLDLQVVASSAHYVPLQRIEVAGEDLCAFNSIESPDIIRAVDCGPFPSSSIRLPKHSVTLLRWKIS, encoded by the exons ATGTCAAAGGCTGTCCAATGGGCAAAGG CTCTTAAGAGAATTGATCCTTCCATCCAACTGATCTTATGCTGCGCGAATGGATTCGGAGAATGGGAGCGAATTGTGATCAACGGTGCAGCGCACTACGTGGACTATGTATCGATCCATAACTTCACTTACTCTAAGGATCCGATGCAGAATTCAACAGCTCCATATGTGGCTGAGAAGGGTATTCAAATCACGACGGCGTTGATCGATCTAGCATTCATCGAGCACCACGAGCGCCTGCCCATTCCACCTCCCTCGAGGCCAAAGATCTGCTTCAACGAGTGGAATGTTTGGGATATGGAGGGTGCGCCAGGTGATTTGGGATCTGAACAGGTTTATACTTTATCAGATGCTCTTGGAGTGGCAAGCTGGTTGAACGTGTTCGTACGCAACGCGCAACATGTCGGTATTGCCAGCCCCGCGCAGAGTGTGAACGCTATTTCGCCGTTGCATGTGCATTCCGAGGGCGTGCTCAAACATGCCACCTACCCAGTCTTTTGGCTCTTCGCGAATTTCATGCAGGGGTCTTCTCTAAATATTCATGTCTGCAGCGAGAAGTACCAAGGGCCTACGACACCAACGTGGCTTCAGCATGCCCAGGCCATGCCGTTTTTGGACGTTGCAGGCACAATCGACCATACGACACAAGAACTCAATGTGGTAATTGTTAATCGGCACCTGGAGCCCAAGGATCTTGATTTGCAAGTCGTTGCCTCGAGTGCCCATTATGTCCCACTCCAGCGAATCGAGGTGGCCGGGGAGGATCTTTGTGCTTTCAATAGCATTGAAAGTCCCGATATTATACGGGCTGTAGACTGTGGACCATTTCCTTCGAGTTCTATCAGACTCCCAAAGCATTCTGTAACTCTGTTGAGATGGAAGATATCTTGA